From the genome of Devriesea agamarum, one region includes:
- a CDS encoding HTH domain-containing protein, producing MTALKPAKRRQTARELAKKFGVSERTIRRTVAQPRAEYVADTHTRQDRALELRESGLKWREVGEQLGGITDSAAYQLAAKARIRRSENVTA from the coding sequence ATGACTGCCCTCAAACCCGCTAAGCGCAGGCAGACCGCTCGCGAGCTCGCAAAGAAGTTCGGGGTCTCAGAGCGCACAATCCGTCGCACTGTGGCGCAGCCTCGCGCTGAGTACGTGGCGGACACGCATACCCGGCAAGACCGCGCTCTCGAGCTGCGTGAATCGGGACTGAAGTGGCGCGAGGTCGGAGAGCAGCTGGGCGGGATCACCGACTCAGCGGCCTACCAGCTTGCCGCCAAGGCCAGGATCCGCCGCTCTGAGAACGTCACCGCGTGA
- a CDS encoding ABC transporter ATP-binding protein produces MTVAARLRGVTVRYPGNATEALHELDLTIDAGEVVLVTGRSGCGKSTLTGLINGLVPHLYSAEITGEVEVLGLRPSDQELHQLGRMVSTVFQNPRTQFFCADSTAELAFASENAGLEPDVIRERIATVTGRLGITDLLNRRMAELSGGQKQQIAIAAAAVNHPQFYVFDEPTSNLDDIGVAAVRDLLTRLRSEGETVVITEHRVSFLRDVVDRVVVLDRGRMVLELAAAEFFAMDDQRRRQLGLRRLGDTVWELGDVSVPDAPAGSVQAASPHAAVNPVRNADPVDKADPVDKADPVDKADPVDKADGDQKVNPVETSHGDDPEGITIDNLSFRYRRSLPPAVEIDHLHLPRGRVSVLTGRNGAGKSTLVRLLSGLARPTQGNIRLDGRPLDRRTLLRRSYVVMQDVNRQLFSDTVHGELKSGAKAGRGQSIDADAILDDLGLSGLGERHPMALSGGQRQRVAVATAVAADADLVLFDEPTSGLDHDGMLAISGLLRRLADDGRVVVVVTHDHELAAECGDVVIGIGG; encoded by the coding sequence ATGACTGTGGCCGCGCGCCTTCGCGGTGTGACCGTGCGTTACCCCGGCAATGCGACGGAAGCTCTGCACGAGCTTGACCTCACCATTGATGCGGGTGAGGTGGTGTTGGTGACCGGTCGCAGCGGATGCGGTAAGTCCACTCTTACCGGGCTGATCAACGGGCTCGTTCCGCATCTTTATTCTGCGGAGATCACCGGCGAGGTCGAGGTGTTGGGTTTGCGCCCATCCGATCAGGAATTGCATCAGCTGGGGCGTATGGTCTCGACGGTGTTCCAAAATCCGCGGACTCAGTTTTTCTGCGCGGATTCGACCGCCGAGTTGGCTTTTGCCAGTGAGAACGCGGGTTTGGAACCGGATGTTATCCGTGAACGGATCGCCACTGTCACGGGCCGGCTCGGGATAACGGACCTGCTTAACCGGCGCATGGCTGAGTTGTCGGGCGGTCAGAAACAGCAGATCGCCATCGCTGCCGCCGCGGTCAATCATCCTCAGTTCTACGTCTTCGATGAACCCACCTCGAACCTCGACGATATAGGCGTTGCGGCCGTGCGAGACCTGCTGACTCGGCTGCGATCCGAGGGCGAAACCGTTGTGATCACGGAGCATCGGGTCTCGTTCCTTCGGGACGTGGTGGACCGGGTGGTGGTCCTGGATCGTGGGCGCATGGTCCTTGAACTCGCGGCTGCGGAGTTTTTTGCCATGGATGATCAACGGCGTCGGCAACTTGGGCTGCGGCGCCTTGGCGACACTGTTTGGGAGTTGGGGGACGTCTCGGTACCGGACGCCCCCGCGGGTTCAGTTCAGGCAGCATCTCCGCATGCTGCCGTGAACCCGGTTAGAAACGCGGATCCGGTTGACAAGGCGGATCCGGTTGACAAGGCGGATCCGGTTGACAAGGCGGATCCGGTTGACAAGGCGGACGGGGATCAGAAGGTAAACCCGGTTGAAACATCGCACGGGGATGACCCTGAAGGGATCACGATTGATAACCTGTCGTTCCGATATCGCCGCAGCCTTCCCCCCGCCGTCGAGATCGATCACCTTCACCTGCCGCGCGGCCGGGTTAGCGTCCTGACCGGCCGCAACGGTGCCGGGAAATCCACACTGGTACGGCTGCTCTCGGGTTTGGCTCGCCCCACCCAGGGCAATATCCGTCTCGATGGTCGACCACTTGACCGGCGCACCCTGCTTAGACGCAGTTACGTCGTGATGCAGGACGTCAACCGCCAGCTGTTTTCCGACACCGTTCACGGGGAACTGAAATCCGGGGCCAAGGCAGGTCGCGGTCAAAGCATCGACGCGGACGCCATCTTGGATGACTTGGGCCTATCCGGTCTTGGCGAGCGCCATCCGATGGCACTGTCGGGTGGGCAACGGCAGCGGGTGGCGGTAGCAACCGCCGTGGCCGCCGACGCGGATCTGGTGTTATTTGATGAACCGACGTCGGGGTTGGACCACGACGGCATGCTAGCCATTTCCGGACTGCTGCGACGTCTTGCCGACGATGGTCGGGTGGTCGTGGTGGTCACCCACGATCATGAACTGGCCGCTGAGTGTGGTGACGTTGTGATCGGGATAGGCGGGTGA
- a CDS encoding MptD family putative ECF transporter S component, with the protein MKFTAKELISLGIFTAVYTVIYLLFNSIGAIAPVLQLVGAIIAVLLNGITYMLFLTRVHHFGLITLMALLLGILVTLGGHPPISILTALVAGLIADVIAARGGFRAAWATVVSYGVFCLWVIGAFLPLLFMREEVLGEYRRQMGDEWANAFTSLFSTPVIIGMLVAMVVVGMIGGLIGRRALSKHFERAGLA; encoded by the coding sequence ATGAAATTCACCGCGAAAGAGCTCATTTCTTTGGGCATCTTCACCGCTGTTTACACCGTCATCTATTTACTGTTTAACTCAATCGGTGCAATCGCGCCGGTGCTGCAGTTAGTCGGTGCCATCATCGCCGTTCTGCTGAACGGAATCACCTACATGCTTTTCCTGACTCGAGTGCACCACTTCGGTCTGATCACGCTGATGGCGCTCCTGCTGGGCATCCTTGTCACCCTGGGTGGACATCCTCCGATCAGTATTCTGACCGCGCTGGTGGCCGGGCTCATTGCGGATGTGATTGCCGCCCGCGGGGGTTTCCGTGCCGCATGGGCCACGGTGGTCTCCTACGGCGTATTTTGTCTCTGGGTCATCGGGGCTTTTCTGCCGCTGCTCTTTATGCGCGAGGAGGTGTTGGGCGAATATCGCCGCCAAATGGGTGATGAGTGGGCCAACGCTTTTACCTCACTCTTTAGCACTCCGGTCATCATCGGCATGCTGGTGGCGATGGTGGTTGTCGGAATGATCGGCGGGCTGATTGGTCGACGCGCACTGTCCAAGCACTTTGAACGCGCCGGACTGGCCTGA
- a CDS encoding helix-turn-helix domain-containing protein, with amino-acid sequence MSTEPVLSLAEAARACGVSVSTVRRRLARLTELGATRHDTSWRIPISALVAEGLMPRVAPPDTPSHDTLTRTMTPLSDTPLIRR; translated from the coding sequence GTGAGCACAGAACCGGTCCTGTCGCTAGCTGAAGCGGCCCGCGCATGCGGTGTTTCGGTGTCCACGGTGAGGCGTCGCCTGGCACGTCTCACTGAACTGGGTGCGACGCGTCATGACACGTCATGGCGCATCCCGATATCAGCGTTGGTGGCAGAAGGTTTGATGCCCCGCGTGGCACCCCCTGACACCCCTTCACATGACACGTTGACACGTACCATGACACCCCTTAGTGACACCCCTTTGATACGACGTTAA
- a CDS encoding Gfo/Idh/MocA family oxidoreductase, whose translation MSARDDTGDARTGISGAQVAPASAQVAPASAQVTLASAQPLPQRPRVAVVGATFGAQYARALQHPESPAKLACVVGAGGTRSQALAHECDVPLCTLDEVTDVDAAVVAVRSSLVGGAGDDIAAALLSRGIAVLQELPVHTRDLTASMRHARNGGTGFAVNPFYTHLEPVRRFIARAQELQRHAPVYQIVARTCGQTLHSTLHVLAEVCPGPPPRHPEVLCGTNGHLVRLDWSGIDVDVVIGARLDPKDPDNLAQPLMSYTLSHSDGELHLDHPHGPCRWLPRPHVIDGCSIAPDVPAAITLPPTHEPTARQVLAQLWPKAIHRALRDLLAAPKIPDQRTLAVLRLWETISAKLPPATPAHAEQPHDRTTLLAGIQ comes from the coding sequence GTGAGCGCACGGGACGACACGGGGGACGCGCGGACAGGCATCAGCGGCGCGCAGGTGGCGCCGGCAAGCGCGCAGGTGGCGCCGGCAAGCGCGCAGGTGACGCTGGCGAGCGCGCAACCACTCCCGCAGCGTCCACGGGTAGCCGTCGTGGGTGCAACATTTGGCGCGCAGTATGCCCGGGCCTTACAGCACCCTGAGTCCCCGGCGAAGCTGGCCTGCGTGGTGGGAGCAGGCGGTACGCGCTCGCAGGCACTCGCGCATGAGTGCGATGTTCCTCTGTGCACTCTCGATGAGGTCACTGATGTAGATGCCGCCGTGGTGGCGGTTCGTTCCTCGCTGGTCGGCGGAGCCGGTGACGACATTGCGGCTGCTCTGCTGAGCCGCGGAATTGCGGTGCTGCAAGAACTGCCCGTGCACACCCGTGATCTTACGGCTTCGATGCGGCACGCCCGGAACGGAGGAACCGGGTTCGCGGTCAACCCGTTTTACACCCATCTGGAGCCGGTGCGCCGGTTCATTGCCCGTGCTCAGGAACTACAGCGGCATGCCCCGGTCTATCAAATAGTTGCTCGAACCTGTGGGCAAACATTGCATTCCACCTTGCATGTGCTCGCCGAAGTGTGTCCAGGTCCGCCGCCGCGACATCCTGAGGTCCTATGCGGCACAAACGGGCATCTGGTGCGGTTGGACTGGTCGGGAATCGACGTCGATGTGGTGATCGGTGCCCGCCTGGACCCGAAAGACCCGGACAATCTAGCTCAACCGTTGATGTCGTACACGCTCAGCCACAGTGACGGTGAACTGCACCTGGACCATCCGCATGGGCCCTGCCGCTGGCTTCCGCGTCCGCATGTGATCGACGGATGTTCCATCGCACCGGACGTCCCTGCCGCCATCACCTTGCCGCCAACTCACGAACCGACCGCGAGGCAGGTGCTCGCCCAGCTGTGGCCCAAGGCCATCCACCGAGCCCTCCGTGACCTGCTTGCAGCACCCAAAATCCCAGACCAGCGCACCCTGGCGGTGCTGAGGCTGTGGGAAACCATCAGCGCGAAGTTACCGCCCGCCACCCCAGCGCATGCTGAACAACCACACGATCGGACGACTTTGCTGGCGGGTATCCAATGA
- a CDS encoding NAD(P)H-binding protein: MRAVVLGARGAVGRACVAHLLAADAEVIAVGRNPAQVADSCPGAVIHPGLDLDALVAGTVSEPVITDLLAGTDVVVCCAGPSHRYSASVGRVVLSAGVRLVDPGAERLVSELDPIAAAAGVSAVLGAGVQPGLSGVAVAIATAHLGVRPQRVRGWCGGLQPLTAAGVAEYLHAAGIGDRAGMRLARGRRVGVRPERVDAPPPPFPPTATPHIHLDEEAELRAVQAGAEDVSWANITDGPVTERVLRRCLSGDADLAEALAAARTDLFGRAPYFHILVEAITGQDRGWARVSCADSYAATGAIAAAYALLPELPPGAHLASDVDDSKSNAGKTESDTGKTESDAGKTKPDTPHAKSVWAYLADALTPQVQLSAGVGPGFGETEALEEGEL; encoded by the coding sequence ATGAGAGCAGTGGTATTGGGTGCTCGGGGCGCGGTCGGACGCGCCTGTGTGGCACATTTGCTGGCAGCGGACGCTGAGGTGATCGCGGTGGGCCGCAATCCCGCCCAGGTAGCGGATTCCTGCCCGGGTGCGGTGATCCATCCGGGGCTGGACCTGGATGCCCTGGTCGCAGGAACGGTCTCAGAGCCGGTCATCACGGATCTGCTGGCCGGAACCGATGTGGTGGTGTGCTGCGCCGGACCGTCACACCGGTACTCCGCTTCGGTCGGGCGAGTGGTCTTGAGTGCCGGGGTGCGCCTGGTCGATCCGGGGGCGGAACGGCTGGTGTCCGAACTCGATCCCATCGCCGCTGCCGCCGGGGTGAGCGCGGTGCTGGGAGCAGGCGTCCAGCCGGGACTGTCCGGGGTGGCGGTTGCTATCGCCACTGCGCACCTGGGGGTGCGGCCACAGCGGGTGCGTGGCTGGTGCGGCGGGCTGCAACCGTTAACCGCTGCCGGGGTCGCGGAATATCTGCACGCGGCTGGGATTGGGGACCGGGCTGGAATGCGTCTAGCCCGAGGACGCCGGGTCGGGGTGCGACCTGAACGGGTCGATGCACCGCCCCCGCCATTCCCACCCACTGCCACCCCCCACATTCACCTCGATGAAGAAGCTGAGCTGCGGGCCGTGCAGGCGGGGGCGGAGGATGTTTCCTGGGCCAATATCACCGACGGTCCCGTCACCGAACGTGTTCTACGGCGGTGTCTGAGCGGGGATGCTGATCTTGCCGAAGCCCTCGCGGCGGCGCGCACCGATCTATTTGGCCGAGCCCCCTATTTCCATATTTTGGTCGAAGCGATCACCGGGCAGGACCGAGGGTGGGCACGGGTCTCATGTGCCGATTCGTACGCTGCCACCGGAGCCATAGCCGCCGCGTACGCCCTGCTTCCCGAGCTTCCGCCCGGGGCTCACCTTGCATCCGATGTGGACGATTCAAAATCCAATGCGGGAAAAACAGAATCCGATACGGGAAAAACAGAATCCGATGCGGGAAAGACGAAACCCGATACGCCCCACGCCAAATCAGTGTGGGCATATTTGGCCGATGCCCTTACTCCTCAGGTACAACTCAGCGCCGGGGTCGGCCCGGGCTTCGGTGAAACAGAGGCCCTTGAGGAGGGTGAGCTGTGA
- a CDS encoding ABC transporter ATP-binding protein, producing MVNHTPPDSKPLLRLLRPIAAPTIIAMILQTGAAAVSILPYLAILRLSEALLMHPANHEAAWTQVAWFLGAVGVQALLSSLALLLTHFADVQLQAKLRRDLTNTLGRVPLGWFDDAGSARVRQCVQNDVDALHHLVAHSVVESVAAALTPLAGVLFCFWVDWRLGLISLLPMGLYLAVYSLLSRGDMREIMRRIAAGLAMVSAAIVDYVSGVAVLKVFGRGGEGSARFHRVSREFREEFSELVGPQMKVQSIALLALAGPVVALISLGVGSWFVHAGWTGPGEVLVVTIVALLLPSTLYTVASASQARNESLEAASRITSLLDEPQLPEPQHPKVPTGHDVVIENVSFSYVPGRRALREVSLCVPEGGTLALVGKSGSGKSTVASLVARFRDVDAGSIRIGGVDVREMSSQTLRRTVGIVLQDVQLPAISIADNLRLGRPDATDEEVFEAARAAQIHDRIMELPRGYDAIVGSDVRLSGGEAQRVAIARTLLMDTPVLVLDEATSATDPESEVEIQQALGELTRGRTVLVVAHRLSTIVNLDAIAVLDNGRVLEHDTHENLLACGGTYAALWADHQGVSA from the coding sequence ATGGTGAACCACACCCCGCCTGATTCAAAACCCCTGCTGAGACTGTTGCGGCCCATAGCCGCACCCACGATCATCGCGATGATATTGCAGACCGGCGCCGCAGCGGTGTCGATCCTGCCCTACCTCGCTATTTTGCGTCTCAGCGAGGCCCTGCTCATGCATCCCGCGAACCATGAGGCCGCGTGGACGCAAGTCGCCTGGTTCCTGGGGGCGGTGGGGGTGCAAGCGTTATTGTCCTCGCTCGCTCTTTTGCTCACTCACTTCGCAGACGTCCAGTTGCAGGCGAAACTCCGTCGCGACCTCACGAACACCTTGGGGCGAGTTCCCCTGGGTTGGTTTGACGATGCAGGCTCGGCCCGGGTTCGTCAATGCGTTCAAAACGATGTCGATGCCCTGCACCATCTGGTGGCGCACAGCGTGGTCGAGTCGGTCGCGGCGGCACTGACTCCGCTCGCTGGGGTGCTGTTCTGTTTCTGGGTGGATTGGCGTCTGGGGCTGATCTCGCTGCTGCCGATGGGGTTGTATCTTGCGGTGTATTCGCTGCTCTCGCGCGGCGATATGCGGGAGATTATGCGGCGGATCGCCGCGGGTCTGGCGATGGTTAGCGCCGCCATCGTGGATTATGTCAGCGGGGTTGCCGTTTTAAAGGTGTTTGGCCGCGGTGGCGAAGGGTCGGCGCGTTTTCATCGGGTGTCGCGGGAGTTTCGCGAGGAGTTTTCCGAGCTGGTCGGGCCGCAGATGAAAGTTCAGTCCATCGCGTTGCTGGCGTTGGCCGGGCCCGTTGTGGCACTGATCAGCCTCGGTGTTGGCAGTTGGTTCGTGCACGCTGGGTGGACCGGCCCCGGTGAGGTTTTGGTTGTCACCATCGTGGCACTCCTATTACCCAGCACTTTGTACACGGTGGCGTCGGCTAGCCAAGCCCGCAATGAATCTTTGGAAGCGGCCAGCCGGATCACTTCCCTGCTGGATGAGCCGCAACTGCCCGAGCCGCAGCATCCGAAGGTTCCGACCGGACACGACGTCGTGATCGAGAACGTCAGTTTCTCCTACGTTCCGGGGCGTCGTGCGCTCCGGGAGGTGTCGTTGTGCGTTCCCGAAGGGGGCACGTTGGCGCTGGTGGGTAAGTCCGGGTCGGGGAAGTCCACCGTGGCGAGTCTGGTGGCTAGGTTCCGGGATGTTGACGCCGGGTCCATTCGGATCGGTGGGGTGGATGTCCGGGAGATGAGTTCGCAAACTTTACGGCGCACTGTTGGGATCGTGCTTCAGGACGTGCAGCTGCCCGCGATCAGCATTGCCGATAATCTGCGGCTTGGACGGCCCGATGCCACCGATGAGGAAGTGTTTGAGGCGGCGCGCGCAGCCCAGATCCATGACCGGATCATGGAGCTGCCTCGCGGCTACGACGCGATTGTCGGGTCGGATGTGCGCTTGTCTGGTGGGGAGGCTCAACGGGTGGCGATAGCTCGGACGCTGCTCATGGATACCCCGGTGCTGGTGTTGGACGAAGCCACGTCCGCAACCGACCCGGAATCTGAGGTGGAGATTCAGCAGGCCCTCGGCGAGCTGACCCGCGGACGCACCGTCCTGGTGGTCGCGCATCGGCTGTCCACCATCGTCAATCTGGATGCCATCGCCGTGCTGGACAACGGGCGGGTCCTCGAGCACGACACCCACGAGAATTTGCTGGCCTGCGGCGGAACCTACGCCGCTCTGTGGGCCGATCACCAGGGGGTGAGCGCATGA
- a CDS encoding energy-coupling factor transporter transmembrane component T translates to MFDVRTLVASVVIVDALLLASLPRRIDLVAVAVLALLLIMYRLWRQLGWLLVATVLLVGGAEVLKMIGGSVAGAFGIGITYLWRYCLAGAYGWFLITVVRPTEFMAAMTQIRAPRFLLVPIAVVLRFVPTVVTEARAIGDAMRMRGLIGGPLSVVCHPLRTAEYLVIPLLATAVRSGDELTASALSRGFGGPGRRSTILTLRFSFADIVLAVLVIGVAAYGLGVFL, encoded by the coding sequence GTGTTCGACGTCCGCACGTTAGTGGCGTCCGTCGTCATCGTCGACGCCCTGCTGTTGGCCAGTTTGCCACGTCGTATTGATCTGGTGGCGGTGGCCGTGCTGGCGCTGCTGCTCATCATGTATCGGTTATGGCGTCAGCTTGGCTGGCTGTTGGTCGCGACTGTGTTGTTGGTGGGTGGTGCTGAAGTGCTGAAGATGATCGGTGGCTCCGTTGCAGGAGCGTTTGGAATCGGCATCACCTACCTGTGGCGGTATTGCCTAGCCGGAGCGTACGGATGGTTCCTCATCACCGTGGTGCGGCCGACAGAGTTCATGGCGGCGATGACTCAGATCCGAGCCCCTCGGTTTCTGCTGGTGCCGATTGCAGTGGTGCTGCGGTTCGTCCCGACAGTGGTGACCGAAGCCCGAGCGATTGGGGATGCGATGCGAATGCGCGGGCTCATCGGCGGTCCGTTGTCGGTTGTTTGTCATCCGTTGCGCACCGCGGAGTATCTGGTTATTCCGTTGTTGGCGACCGCGGTCCGTTCGGGTGATGAGTTGACGGCGTCGGCGCTCAGCCGCGGTTTCGGTGGGCCGGGTCGCCGCAGCACTATTTTGACGCTGCGGTTTTCTTTCGCGGATATCGTCTTGGCGGTCCTCGTCATTGGGGTTGCCGCCTATGGGCTTGGAGTGTTCCTATGA
- a CDS encoding ABC transporter ATP-binding protein: MIRALIDIGGPAAHSQLRRFLAFAIANGVSQGLALAAMVPVLVSLFDQNWRGVYIWLIVLAVAAALNAILVVSSTRIGFITSMKVIETMHDRLGRHVVRLPLGWFEPRQTGRVSHIAVRGTMFVAQTSMDILVPFVVNISTPATIAVVAYVFDWRLGLALTVAAPVIYLTARWAGRGTARTEDALHHVAIDTDNRLLEFARNQVALRAGGLQGTDYKPLADAIETQRTAGRRALWSQVIGMVAQGFVVQTVYGILVALAVLWALGGTADPVLMVAIIGLIAQFTGPLRILADLGTALHRAGTEVGEVRDILSLPTLPEPETSQGVPDGHDLVLDKVCFRYSDEPLLRDLDLSVRPGTITALVGASGSGKTTVTRLMARFHEVDSGEIRIGGVPLPALTEADRMQYLSLVFQDVYLFDDTLEANIALGDPDAGQEQIRRAATLARVDEIAERLPDGWASRVGEGGRRLSGGERQRVSIARALVKRAPILLLDEATAALDPTTARAVQTALTELPDRTAVLVIAHQLETIARADVIAFLHEGRIVEQGSHEDLLALNGRYAHFWRQREQAQGWRVAS, encoded by the coding sequence ATGATTCGGGCTCTGATCGACATCGGCGGGCCAGCGGCTCACAGCCAGTTGCGGCGCTTTTTAGCGTTCGCAATCGCAAATGGGGTCAGCCAGGGGCTGGCGCTGGCAGCGATGGTTCCGGTGCTGGTGTCCCTGTTCGACCAGAATTGGCGGGGCGTCTATATCTGGCTGATCGTGCTAGCGGTAGCGGCGGCTCTCAACGCTATCTTGGTGGTCTCCTCGACTCGGATCGGGTTTATCACCTCGATGAAGGTGATTGAAACCATGCACGACCGGCTGGGCCGACATGTGGTTCGGCTGCCGCTGGGTTGGTTTGAACCGCGTCAGACGGGCCGGGTCTCTCATATTGCTGTCCGCGGCACGATGTTCGTGGCGCAGACGTCCATGGACATTTTGGTGCCGTTCGTGGTCAACATCTCCACCCCAGCCACGATTGCGGTGGTGGCGTACGTGTTCGATTGGCGGCTCGGGCTCGCCCTGACCGTCGCCGCGCCGGTGATCTACTTGACGGCGCGCTGGGCGGGGCGCGGAACTGCCCGGACCGAGGATGCGCTGCATCATGTCGCTATCGACACCGATAACCGGCTTTTGGAGTTTGCCCGCAACCAGGTCGCGTTGCGTGCCGGCGGCCTTCAGGGCACCGATTACAAGCCGCTGGCCGATGCCATTGAAACGCAGCGTACAGCGGGTCGACGGGCACTGTGGTCGCAGGTCATTGGCATGGTGGCGCAGGGTTTCGTGGTGCAAACCGTATACGGCATCCTGGTCGCTCTGGCGGTGTTGTGGGCGCTGGGTGGGACCGCGGATCCGGTGCTGATGGTGGCAATCATTGGTTTGATCGCCCAGTTCACGGGCCCGTTGAGGATTTTGGCTGACCTCGGCACCGCCTTGCATCGCGCGGGCACTGAAGTGGGCGAGGTGCGCGACATCCTGTCCTTGCCGACTCTGCCTGAACCGGAGACGTCACAGGGCGTTCCGGATGGCCATGACCTGGTTCTGGACAAGGTCTGCTTCAGGTATAGCGATGAGCCGCTGTTGCGCGATCTGGATCTTAGCGTGCGACCTGGCACCATCACCGCTCTGGTTGGAGCGTCTGGGTCTGGCAAAACTACCGTCACTCGGTTAATGGCCCGGTTCCATGAGGTCGATAGCGGCGAGATCCGGATCGGCGGCGTTCCGTTGCCGGCGCTTACCGAAGCTGACCGGATGCAGTATCTGTCGCTCGTGTTCCAAGATGTCTATCTGTTTGATGACACGCTGGAAGCCAATATTGCACTCGGTGATCCGGATGCCGGTCAGGAGCAGATTCGCCGGGCAGCCACATTGGCTCGGGTCGATGAGATTGCCGAGCGTCTTCCGGATGGCTGGGCGAGCCGCGTCGGTGAGGGTGGGCGACGGTTGTCGGGGGGCGAACGCCAACGGGTGTCGATCGCTCGGGCCCTGGTCAAACGGGCCCCGATTCTGCTGCTGGATGAGGCCACTGCGGCTTTGGATCCGACTACCGCTCGCGCTGTGCAAACAGCGCTGACGGAACTGCCCGACCGTACGGCGGTGCTGGTGATTGCGCATCAGCTCGAAACCATTGCCCGTGCTGATGTCATCGCTTTTTTGCACGAGGGTCGGATCGTTGAGCAGGGCAGTCACGAGGATTTGCTTGCGTTGAACGGACGCTATGCGCACTTTTGGCGTCAGCGCGAGCAGGCCCAGGGCTGGCGGGTCGCGTCGTAG
- a CDS encoding thioesterase II family protein encodes MSRIVEQLPGCLGQGRPLVLFPHAGGSPRFFRHWSGHVKGAQLLGVTYPGRDHRIGETHPVDLSTLAEDIAGELSSHLESHLESHLGSHLGSPTNPVLFGHSMGALVAHEVARRLTACGSLPTLVVSGHDAPGSRTFRRTMHQRPDWELIADLVRLNQRNAEVFALPELTQIFLPTIREDYRMVETHRAHDAAESGPKIPRILVINGDADPEVTSKGAHAWGEHAVRFDGVRLVPGDHFHHAAPQLHCCRVLSDYLSPHLEGADGEPHPA; translated from the coding sequence ATGAGCCGGATCGTCGAACAATTACCCGGATGCTTAGGCCAGGGCCGACCTTTGGTGCTATTTCCGCACGCCGGTGGCAGTCCCCGGTTTTTCCGGCATTGGTCAGGTCACGTAAAGGGTGCCCAGCTGCTGGGCGTGACCTATCCGGGGCGGGATCACCGGATCGGCGAAACCCATCCCGTCGATCTTTCGACCCTGGCCGAGGACATCGCCGGAGAACTGAGTTCACACTTGGAGTCCCATCTGGAGTCGCACCTGGGGTCACATCTGGGGTCACCCACAAACCCGGTGCTGTTCGGACACTCCATGGGGGCGCTGGTCGCACATGAAGTGGCACGTCGGCTCACAGCTTGTGGATCCTTGCCGACATTGGTCGTGTCTGGTCACGACGCACCCGGATCACGCACGTTTCGACGCACTATGCACCAGCGTCCCGACTGGGAACTCATCGCCGACCTGGTGCGCTTGAATCAGCGCAATGCCGAAGTGTTCGCGCTGCCGGAGCTGACCCAGATATTTCTGCCGACAATCCGCGAGGATTACCGCATGGTGGAGACCCACCGTGCTCACGACGCAGCCGAATCCGGTCCGAAAATTCCTCGGATTCTGGTGATCAACGGCGATGCAGATCCCGAGGTGACATCGAAGGGCGCCCATGCCTGGGGTGAGCATGCGGTCCGTTTCGATGGGGTACGGCTTGTGCCGGGCGACCACTTTCATCATGCAGCCCCACAGCTTCACTGCTGCCGGGTCCTCAGCGACTATCTGTCCCCCCATCTCGAAGGAGCCGATGGTGAACCACACCCCGCCTGA